The following are from one region of the Amblyraja radiata isolate CabotCenter1 chromosome 46, sAmbRad1.1.pri, whole genome shotgun sequence genome:
- the LOC116968813 gene encoding nuclear envelope integral membrane protein 1a-like isoform X1, producing the protein MAGRMKFLGVLPLNGRFAFIVWAAFGFSLTHFCTAVTEGNGRIVHIKEGKVQCSNELNHFCFKNKMSPGWREIWTRIQIRVNSSEKFKIKQVDDEMEMEDPGVWSWIVDSATSMLKERVNETYLNVDLFSNKTCFKVEPSSKVDYDVLLTRRFDPQLILIFTFGLLLFFYAENLSRSQLFFYTSGMSLGILASAVIVIFILARLLPKRSSLYLLVAGGWSVSLYLIQVTLRNLQFLLKEYWQYVLGYVTVSGFISFAVCYKYGPPEEERSINLLNWSLQLFGLFLMYSGIQVRQVALTLLIVAFCIKNIELPFQWSYTAYKKVFKLRNKPEPRRLLTEEEFQKQGEIETQKSLVELRKHCSSPEFHPWKVVSRLSTPKRFADFVEGECHLNPNESSVHEQEYGLGSLLALDDEMSDVEFDDDDDDEN; encoded by the exons ATGGCGGGACGGATGAAATTTCTCGGCGTTTTGCCGCTGAATGGCCGATTCGCCTTCATAGTTTGGGCGGCTTTTGGGTTTTCACTCACGCACTTTTGTACGGCAG TAACGGAAGGAAATGGAAGAATTGTCCACATTAAAGAAGGCAAAGTCCAGTGCTCCAATGAACTGAATCACTTTTGCTTTAAGAATAAAATGTCTCCCGGTTGGAGAGAGATTTGGACACGGATTCAG ATCCGAGTGAACAGCTCTGAGAAATTTAAAATCAAACAAGTGGATGATGAAATGGAGATGGAAGATCCAGGAGTGTGGAGTTGGATCGTGGATTCAGCCACATCGATGCTGAAGGAGAGAGTGAATGAAACGTACCTTAATGTTGATTTGTTCAGCAACAAAACTTGCTTTAAGGTGGAACCAAGCAGTAAAGTGGATTATGACGTCCTATTAACACGCC GTTTTGATCCACAGCTGATCCTTATCTTCACTTTTGGGCTGCTGCTGTTCTTCTACGCTGAAAACTTAAGCAG GAGTCAGCTTTTCTTCTATACGTCAGGAATGAGCTTGGGTATCTTGGCTTCAGCCGTTATTGTCATCTTCATCCTGGCTCGGTTACTGCCCAAG AGAAGTTCTCTCTACTTGTTGGTAGCAGGTGGCTGGTCTGTGTCTCTGTATTTGATCCAAGTGACCCTAAGGAATTTGCAGTTTCTCTTAAAAGAATACTGGCAGTATGTTTTAG GCTATGTGACAGTTTCTGGCTTCATCAGCTTTGCTGTGTGCTACAAGTATGGCCCCCCTGAGGAGGAGAGAAGTATCAATCTGCTGAACTGGAGCCTGCAACTCTTTGGGCTGTTCCTAATGTACTCCGGGATTCAAGTACGACAGGTGGCCCTGACCCTGCTCATTGTGGCTTTCTGCATCAAGAACATCGAACTGCCCTTTCAATGGTCTTACACTGCATACAA GAAGGTTTTCAAACTAAGAAACAAGCCAGAGCCCCGACGGCTTCTAACTGAGGAAGAATTTCAAAAGCAAGGAGAAATAGAAACCCAAAAATCTTTGGTGGAACTGCGAAAGCACTGCAGCAGCCCTGAGTTCCATCCGTGGAAAGTAGTGTCCAGACTTTCAACACCAAAGAG ATTTGCGGACTTTGTTGAAGGGGAGTGCCACCTCAACCCGAACGAAAGTTCTGTTCACGAACAAGAATACGGTCTAGGCAGCCTGCTTGCTCTAGACGATGAGATGTCTGACGTTGAGTttgacgacgacgacgacgatgAAAATTGA
- the LOC116968813 gene encoding nuclear envelope integral membrane protein 1-like isoform X2 — protein MAGRMKFLGVLPLNGRFAFIVWAAFGFSLTHFCTAVTEGNGRIVHIKEGKVQCSNELNHFCFKNKMSPGWREIWTRIQIRVNSSEKFKIKQVDDEMEMEDPGVWSWIVDSATSMLKERVNETYLNVDLFSNKTCFKVEPSSKVDYDVLLTRRFDPQLILIFTFGLLLFFYAENLSRSQLFFYTSGMSLGILASAVIVIFILARLLPKRSSLYLLVAGGWSVSLYLIQVTLRNLQFLLKEYWQYVLGYVTVSGFISFAVCYKYGPPEEERSINLLNWSLQLFGLFLMYSGIQVRQVALTLLIVAFCIKNIELPFQWSYTAYKFADFVEGECHLNPNESSVHEQEYGLGSLLALDDEMSDVEFDDDDDDEN, from the exons ATGGCGGGACGGATGAAATTTCTCGGCGTTTTGCCGCTGAATGGCCGATTCGCCTTCATAGTTTGGGCGGCTTTTGGGTTTTCACTCACGCACTTTTGTACGGCAG TAACGGAAGGAAATGGAAGAATTGTCCACATTAAAGAAGGCAAAGTCCAGTGCTCCAATGAACTGAATCACTTTTGCTTTAAGAATAAAATGTCTCCCGGTTGGAGAGAGATTTGGACACGGATTCAG ATCCGAGTGAACAGCTCTGAGAAATTTAAAATCAAACAAGTGGATGATGAAATGGAGATGGAAGATCCAGGAGTGTGGAGTTGGATCGTGGATTCAGCCACATCGATGCTGAAGGAGAGAGTGAATGAAACGTACCTTAATGTTGATTTGTTCAGCAACAAAACTTGCTTTAAGGTGGAACCAAGCAGTAAAGTGGATTATGACGTCCTATTAACACGCC GTTTTGATCCACAGCTGATCCTTATCTTCACTTTTGGGCTGCTGCTGTTCTTCTACGCTGAAAACTTAAGCAG GAGTCAGCTTTTCTTCTATACGTCAGGAATGAGCTTGGGTATCTTGGCTTCAGCCGTTATTGTCATCTTCATCCTGGCTCGGTTACTGCCCAAG AGAAGTTCTCTCTACTTGTTGGTAGCAGGTGGCTGGTCTGTGTCTCTGTATTTGATCCAAGTGACCCTAAGGAATTTGCAGTTTCTCTTAAAAGAATACTGGCAGTATGTTTTAG GCTATGTGACAGTTTCTGGCTTCATCAGCTTTGCTGTGTGCTACAAGTATGGCCCCCCTGAGGAGGAGAGAAGTATCAATCTGCTGAACTGGAGCCTGCAACTCTTTGGGCTGTTCCTAATGTACTCCGGGATTCAAGTACGACAGGTGGCCCTGACCCTGCTCATTGTGGCTTTCTGCATCAAGAACATCGAACTGCCCTTTCAATGGTCTTACACTGCATACAA ATTTGCGGACTTTGTTGAAGGGGAGTGCCACCTCAACCCGAACGAAAGTTCTGTTCACGAACAAGAATACGGTCTAGGCAGCCTGCTTGCTCTAGACGATGAGATGTCTGACGTTGAGTttgacgacgacgacgacgatgAAAATTGA
- the LOC116968768 gene encoding NGFI-A-binding protein 2-like isoform X1 has translation MEPEISSCLSNNTHADTYSAPQQREAAGKKRLSLGHSSDLAASQRVTAASAKHLEYKKRSDSDMSLPRTLGELQLFCLLQRANLTAYYQNFIQQGGDDVRQLCEAGEEEFLEIMVLVGMASKPLHVRRLQKALREWMANPAAFHRPLASSLSRFKLSAASTRKPKRKALDGGSADAFPEGKRLRSLVPAPTGSDSPSSSSDGEGRSIPALGSEEEEEEEGRSGEAPGHLRLTKPVGTEGSDPVKKEERLEHGSERAANAADWKLMSAPST, from the exons ATGGAGCCGGAAATATCCAGCTGCCTCTCAAATAACACACACGCAGATACATACAGCGCGCCACAGCAAAGAGAAGCAGCGGGGAAGAAGCGGCTCAGCCTGGGACACTCCAGCGACCTCGCAGCCAGCCAGCGTGTGACGGCAGCTTCTGCCAAGCATCTCGAGTATAAAAAAAG GTCCGACAGCGACATGTCTTTGCCGCGGACGCTCGGTGAACTGCAGCTGTTCTGCCTGCTGCAGAGGGCCAACCTCACGGCCTATTACCAGAACTTCATCCAACAGGGAGGGGACGACGTGAGGCAACTGTGCGAGGCGGGAGAAGAGGAGTTCCTGGAAATCATGGTTCTGGTTGGCATGGCCTCCAAGCCTCTGCACGTCCGCAGGCTGCAGAAAGCCTTGCGCGAGTGGATGGCCAACCCTGCCGCCTTCCACCGCCCACTGGCCAGCAGCCTGTCCCGCTTCAAGCTGTCCGCCGCCTCGACTCGCAAGCCAAAGAGGAAAGCGCTCGATGGCGGCAGCGCGGACGCCTTCCCTGAAGGCAAACGCCTGCGGAGTCTGGTCCCCGCGCCCACCGGCAGCGACAGCCCCAGTTCCTCCTCGGATGGCGAGGGCAGGAGTATCCCGGCGCTGGggtcggaggaggaggaggaggaggagggccgGTCAGGGGAAGCCCCGGGGCACTTGAGGCTGACAAAGCCGGTGGGGACGGAGGGCAGCGATCCCGTGAAGAAAGAGGAGCGCCTGGAACACGGCTCCGAGCGAGCAGCCAACGCAGCAGATTGGAAGCTGATGTCTGCTCCGTCTACGTGA
- the LOC116968768 gene encoding NGFI-A-binding protein 2-like isoform X2: MSLPRTLGELQLFCLLQRANLTAYYQNFIQQGGDDVRQLCEAGEEEFLEIMVLVGMASKPLHVRRLQKALREWMANPAAFHRPLASSLSRFKLSAASTRKPKRKALDGGSADAFPEGKRLRSLVPAPTGSDSPSSSSDGEGRSIPALGSEEEEEEEGRSGEAPGHLRLTKPVGTEGSDPVKKEERLEHGSERAANAADWKLMSAPST; the protein is encoded by the coding sequence ATGTCTTTGCCGCGGACGCTCGGTGAACTGCAGCTGTTCTGCCTGCTGCAGAGGGCCAACCTCACGGCCTATTACCAGAACTTCATCCAACAGGGAGGGGACGACGTGAGGCAACTGTGCGAGGCGGGAGAAGAGGAGTTCCTGGAAATCATGGTTCTGGTTGGCATGGCCTCCAAGCCTCTGCACGTCCGCAGGCTGCAGAAAGCCTTGCGCGAGTGGATGGCCAACCCTGCCGCCTTCCACCGCCCACTGGCCAGCAGCCTGTCCCGCTTCAAGCTGTCCGCCGCCTCGACTCGCAAGCCAAAGAGGAAAGCGCTCGATGGCGGCAGCGCGGACGCCTTCCCTGAAGGCAAACGCCTGCGGAGTCTGGTCCCCGCGCCCACCGGCAGCGACAGCCCCAGTTCCTCCTCGGATGGCGAGGGCAGGAGTATCCCGGCGCTGGggtcggaggaggaggaggaggaggagggccgGTCAGGGGAAGCCCCGGGGCACTTGAGGCTGACAAAGCCGGTGGGGACGGAGGGCAGCGATCCCGTGAAGAAAGAGGAGCGCCTGGAACACGGCTCCGAGCGAGCAGCCAACGCAGCAGATTGGAAGCTGATGTCTGCTCCGTCTACGTGA